From Ascaphus truei isolate aAscTru1 chromosome 20, aAscTru1.hap1, whole genome shotgun sequence, one genomic window encodes:
- the LOC142471155 gene encoding olfactory receptor 11A1-like — protein MFQENQTTVTEFLLLGFPSLQTFNVALFTLFLVIYIMTLAANLLIIILVSNSQSLKSPMYFFLCHLSLSDMLLTTNIAPNMLHVVLNGGGTIYVTGCITQFYFHGVSATVETLLLTVMSFDRYLAICNPLRYTAIMDIRLCLHLVTWTWLIAFLLMIFIVIPMCQLQFCGPHIIDHYFCDFYPILELSCSDISILKLEDFVLAIPVVLFPFVFITSTYVSISLTILRIPSTTGRQKAFSTCSSHLAVVGTFYGTLIAIYITPSGGQSFNVNKVLSLLYTVGTPLFNPIIYCLRNQEIKLALRKCPYIRRSSSIKIKLNREYNI, from the coding sequence ATGTTTCAGGAGAACCAGACAACAGTCACTGAATTTCTGCTCCTGGGATTTCCAAGTCTCCAAACCTTCAATGTCGCCCTCTTCACACTGTTCCTTGTGATCTACATCATGACCTTAGCTGCAAACCTGCTGATCATCATACTGGTGTCAAACAGCCAAAGCCTTAAATCTCCCATGTACTTCTTCCTCTGTCACCTGTCCTTGTCTGACATGTTACTTACCACAAACATAGCCCCTAACATGCTACATGTTGTGTTGAACGGTGGGGGCACCATATATGTTACTGGCTGCATCACACAATTTTACTTCCATGGTGTTTCAGCAACTGTAGAGACTCTTCTTCTCACAGTGATGTCCTTTGACCGATATTTGGCAATCTGTAACCCACTGCGTTACACCGCCATCATGGACATCAGACTTTGTCTCCACCTCGTTACCTGGACTTGGCTGATTGCATTTCTGTTAATGATATTCATCGTTATTCCTATGTGCCAGTTACAGTTCTGTGGTCCCCATATAATTGACCATTACTTCTGTGATTTTTATCCTATCCTGGAGCTGTCATGTTCAGACATCTCCATTTTGAAACTAGAAGATTTTGTCTTAGCCATCCCTGTAGTACTCTTCCCATTTGTCTTCATCACTTCCACATATGTCTCTATCTCCCTCACCATCCTCAGAATCCCGTCCACCACTGGGAGacagaaagccttctccacctgcagCTCTCACCTGGCAGTCGTGGGCACATTTTATGGGACTCTCATAGCTATTTACATAACACCATCCGGAGGACAGTCATTTAATGTAAATAAAGTCCTATCCCTTCTGTACACGGTGGGGACTCCACTATTCAATCCAATTATATATTGTCTGAGAAATCAGGAGATCAAGTTGGCTCTGAGGAAATGCCCCTATATAAGGAGAAGTTCTTCTATTAAAATAAAACTCAATAGAGAGTACAACATTTGA